The proteins below come from a single Notamacropus eugenii isolate mMacEug1 chromosome 7, mMacEug1.pri_v2, whole genome shotgun sequence genomic window:
- the LOC140514496 gene encoding olfactory receptor 11G2-like produces MTLLDIQNMSGTVSEFILLGFSCSQEREILLFVLFSITYTLTLMGNGTIVYAVWWDQQLHTPMYILLANFSFLEICYINSSVPNMLVNLLSETKTISYNGCILQFYIFLSLCATELFFLALMAFDRYIAICYPLHYPNIMTGKLCATLVSACWVGGFLWLLTPVTLLSQVPFCGPNIIDHYLCDLGAMLALSCAPVPKTALTCGVVSTLITFITLIYILGSYTQVLRAVLRVPKGSGRQKAFATCASHLAVVSLFYGSVMMMYVSPGSGSQPEMQKFITLFYSVATPLFNPMIYSFRNREIKAALRKVLGRI; encoded by the coding sequence ATGACACTCTTGGATATTCAAAACATGTCTGGGACTGTGAGCGAGTTCATCCTCCTGGGCTTTTCATGCagccaagaaagagaaatccttctCTTTGTGCTGTTCTCCATTACGTATACACTTACTCTGATGGGGAATGGGACAATTGTCTATGCTGTGTGGTGGGACCAGCAGCTCCACACTCCCATGTACATCTTACTAGCCAACTTTTCCTTCCTTGAGATCTGCTACATCAACTCCAGTGTGCCCAACATGCTAGTCAACCTCCTCTCTGAGACCAAGACAATCTCCTACAATGGCTGCATCCTCCAGTTCTACATATTCCTTTCTCTATGTGCAACAGAACTCTTCTTCCTAGCCCTCATGGCATTTGATCGTTACATCGCCATCTGCTACCCACTCCACTATCCCAACATTATGACTGGGAAGCTGTGTGCCACTCTGGTGTCTGCCTGCTGGGTGGGTGGTTTCCTATGGTTACTGACCCCTGTCACTCTCCTTTCCCAGGTGCCATTCTGTGGTCCAAATATCATTGACCACTATTTATGTGATCTAGGGGCAATGCTGGCCCTATCATGTGCACCTGTGCCTAAAACTGCTCTAACCTGTGGAGTTGTCAGTACCCTTATCACCTTTATCACTTTAATTTACATCCTTGGGTCCTACACACAGGTGCTAAGAGCTGTGCTGCGAGTGCCAAAGGGCTCTGGAAGACAAAAAGCCTTTGCTACATGTGCTTCCCATTTAGCTGTGGTCTCATTATTCTATGGTTCAGTCATGATGATGTATGTGAGCCCAGGGTCAGGCAGCCAACCTGAGATGCAGAAATTCATCACCTTGTTCTACTCAGTTGCCACTCCACTCTTCAATCCTATGATCTATAGCTTCCGTAATAGGGAAATCAAGGCCGCTCTGAGAAAAGTTCTGGGGAGAATTTGA
- the LOC140514414 gene encoding olfactory receptor 11G2-like: MTILDFHNISWTISEFILLGFRYSQEIEILLFVLFAIMYALTLMGNGIIVYAVWWDQQLHAPMYILLANFSFLEICYINSSVPNMLVNLLSEAKTISYNGCILQFYIFSSLCATELFFLALMAFDRYIAICYPLRYPTIMTGKLCGTLVSACWVGGFLWLLTPVILLSQVPFCGPNIIDHYLCDLVAMLALSCTPVPKTTLTCGVLSTLITFITLIYILGSYTQVLRAVLRVPKGSGRQKAFSTCASHLAVVSLFYGSIMMMYVSPGSGSQPEMQKFITLSYSVATPFFNPMIYSFRNKEIKAALRKVLGRI; the protein is encoded by the coding sequence ATGACCATCTTAGattttcataacatctcttggACTATAAGTGAGTTCATTCTTCTGGGCTTTCGGTACAGTCAAGAAATAGAAATTCTTCTCTTTGTGTTGTTTGCCATTATGTATGCCCTGACTTTGATGGGGAATGGGATAATTGTCTATGCTGTGTGGTGGGACCAGCAGCTCCACGCTCCCATGTATATCTTACTGGCCAACTTTTCCTTCCTTGAGATCTGCTACATCAACTCCAGTGTGCCCAACATGCTAGTCAACCTCCTCTCTGAGGCCAAGACCATCTCCTACAATGGCTGCATCCTCCAGTTCtacatcttttcttctctatgtgCAACAGAACTTTTCTTCTTGGCCCTCATGGCATTTGATCGTTACATTGCCATCTGTTACCCACTCCGGTATCCTACCATTATGACGGGGAAGCTCTGTGGAACCCTGGTGTCTGCCTGCTGGGTAGGTGGCTTCCTTTGGTTACTGACCCCTGTCATTCTACTCTCCCAAGTGCCCTTCTGTGGTCCAAATATTATTGACCATTATTTATGTGATCTAGTGGCAATGCTGGCCTTGTCATGTACACCTGTCCCTAAAACTACTCTAACCTGTGGTGTTCTCAGTACCCTTATCACCTTTATCACATTAATTTACATCCTTGGATCCTACACCCAGGTGCTAAGAGCTGTGCTGCGAGTGCCAAAGGGCTCTGGAAGACAGAAAGCCTTCTCTACATGTGCTTCTCATTTAGCTGTAGTCTCACTATTCTATGGCTCAATCATGATGATGTATGTGAGCCCAGGGTCAGGAAGCCAACCTGAGATGCAGAAATTCATCACCTTGTCCTACTCAGTTGCCACTCCATTCTTCAATCCCATGATCTATAGCTTCCgtaataaggaaattaaggctgcTTTGAGAAAAGTCCTGGGGAGAATTTGA